Sequence from the Streptomyces sp. NBC_00440 genome:
AGTTGTTCGGGCAGAAAGTTCTCTGTCCTTGTTGTGCTGCGCCTGGGGCGACAGCAAACTGAAGCGAATCGCGGGGAAGGGACGGCACATGGCCGGTACGAGTCCTGACCGAGGCAGGACGGTCTCCACCGTCCTGGGACGACGCCTCGGGGGCGAGCTGCTACGAATGCGCGAGGCGAGTGACCTGCGCCAGTCGCACGCGGCTGACGCGCTGACGGCATCCGTTGCCAAGGTCGCGAAGATAGAGCGCGGACTTGTGCCGGTGCGTGATCCGGATGTCCGCGCTTTGTGTCATCTGTACGGCAATGACGACCCGGAGGCTCTCAGCCGGCTGCTGGCCCTTGCCAAGACGGACCGGGAACGGCGCAAGGCGCATGGGTGGTGGAACCAGTATCCGCAGCTCCAGGCGATGGGCGAGTACGTGGCGCTGGAGGACATCGCGACCCTCGTACGCACTTGGCAACTGGCCGTGGTCCCAGGTCTGCTCCAGACTGCCGACTACGCACGCGCCCTCGCGGTGGGCAACGGCTCCTGGTCCGACCTCGATGAGATCGACCCGTTCGTCGAGTCCCGCATGGCGCGCAAGGCGCGGCTCGTAGGAGAGCACCCGCTGGAACTGTGGGCGGTCGTCAGCGAGGGCTGTTTGCGGCAGCTCGTCGGCGGCCGGGAGGTCATGCGCGAGCAGCTTGGCCATTTGCTGGACATGACACGACAGCCGCACGTGAAGTTGCAGGTGGTGCCGTACCTCGCTGGTGCTCATCCGGGGATGACCAGCGCCTTCACGATTGTTTCGTTCGCCGAACCGGGTGCGCTCGACGTGGTGCACATGGACACCACGTCGACCAC
This genomic interval carries:
- a CDS encoding helix-turn-helix domain-containing protein, which translates into the protein MAGTSPDRGRTVSTVLGRRLGGELLRMREASDLRQSHAADALTASVAKVAKIERGLVPVRDPDVRALCHLYGNDDPEALSRLLALAKTDRERRKAHGWWNQYPQLQAMGEYVALEDIATLVRTWQLAVVPGLLQTADYARALAVGNGSWSDLDEIDPFVESRMARKARLVGEHPLELWAVVSEGCLRQLVGGREVMREQLGHLLDMTRQPHVKLQVVPYLAGAHPGMTSAFTIVSFAEPGALDVVHMDTTSTTLWLEGDTDAALHGQLFERITRLGLAQRTSVRLVESILKEL